From the Struthio camelus isolate bStrCam1 chromosome 19, bStrCam1.hap1, whole genome shotgun sequence genome, the window TGTTCGGAGCAATCCTTGCTATAGCTCAGCAGCTGCATAGAGAGAACGCAGGGCACGTGTTAGTGGAAAACTTTTATTAGAAAAAGTCTTCAATAaactatttcctttcttcctctcccgtTCTCATAAGAAACATATCCTATTTGAAACACACTAAAATTTGAGAAAACAGCAATTATTGTATAAAACTTATAAAACCTGTTTCTAGCTACTTGTGCAGAGGGACTTGTCCTGCTGCAGGCTGCCCTGTGGTGGGTGTCAGTGGCTGGTGACCCGTGGTGGAGGCTGCGTTGCGTGCAGGTACAGCAGCGTGCTGGAGAGTCTGGAAAAATTAGCACTTGGTTGAGCTGTTTGCAAGGTGTCTGACCACAGTGTTCTTCATGACTTGTCCCAGAAAAGCAGGTACAAGCTGGTTTGGGGACTGTGAGCTGTAAAATTTCCCTTCTACCTgcctcagctctgctggctctTGGGTAAACTAAGATGCTCTCAGCTTAAACTGTGCTTTGCTTAATGCATGTATAAAACGCTGGTTTGAACTAGAAGCATTCCTTGCCCTTTGCTGGCATTGGCCCATAATTAAACCAAACCAGTGGAAGAACTTGCTGAGTTATGTGGGCCGTGCCCCTCCCACCTCGCCAAACCTCCAAAGTCAGTCTAGCACCAGTTACAGGCTGGCAGTTACGTGCACAGAGGCTCTAGCCAGTATAACTCCTATTTACAGGAAGTGCTAGAAAAACATTAACATGAAAAGAAATTCAAACTTGGTATGAAGCTTGCTGGTGAAAGTGCTGGGGACATCTCACTGCCTCTGCTGCAGGGGACTTAATCCGTCACTTCGCTGTAGTAGTATTTCTGGGCAGCGTCCGTCATCTTCCAGTCAGCAGCCCGAAACTCAATGAtctccagcagcaggagctgggacaGGGAGCTGAGCCCGTCCTGCAAGAGGAAGCCGTCtcggaggagggagaagagctcGTCCATCCGCTGGGAGTTCATCTTCTCCAGCTGCTCGCCAATGCgatgcagctgcaggaccaagcagTCCACcttcagagggaagagaaaaagccaCCTGAGTACAAAGGAACAAGGGCCTTAGCACATCTCCATTGAGCGCTCCCTCAGTCATTTATGGATGAAGCCATGCTggtccccttccctctgccctggATTCCCAGCAGGTGACAATTCTGCTTCCCCTGAGGCGCTGTGATCCAGCAGGTAGGAGAGGCTGGATGTCAGTTCTGGGAAAAGCACGCCCTGAACTCCCCTGCCTCTCCAACAAGATTGCCAGAGAAATGCAGCAGCAACAGGCGGAAAAACGTTCATTTCCTGCAGGATATCCAGGAGGAGATGGCAGTGCTGAAGTGGCTGCAACGTGCGCTGAAGCTCCTAGAAAGTCGGGTGActtgcaggaggcagaggcacTAACTAGCTCTTAGGAGAAGAGGGGAAAGTTGCTGGGCTGCAGGGGTGCGAGAGTTGTGCGAGGACGaggtggaaaaaaacccagagggCCTGTGCAAGGGCCCGTTCGTTTTGCAGCACCCCCTTGCACGACTCAGGCATGCCCCGCACGGCTTGCTACACCCTCGAACGCTGACCACGCGCCTGCCGAGgctccagctgcagaagagctgccttctgcctgctgggGTCTGGCGCAGCAGCGGCTCAGGCCCAGACAGACGAGCGGCAGCTACGCGAGGCGCTGCGTAACACGTCACGGGGACCCACGGGATGCACGGCCGCCCTGTGCTCGCACAGTCACTCCAGCTTTCTGCTGTCACCTCCGGTGGCTGCAAGGCCCCAGCAGCTGAGCGTGACAGCTGCTTTTCCAGATGTCCAGCGGTCAGAGCAGCTGGCTGCTGTGAAAGCAAGGCACAGACATGATCCGTGTTTGTCTCACGTGACAGGAGGTGAACCTGCGTAGCCCCAGAAAGCCCCCGTTTCAAGGAACGGCTGGCTGCAGGGTCTCTGCAGCCGCTCTGGCTTCAGCGGAGACATCTGAGCAACAGGGAGAAAAGCGGCAGCGAGGGAGGACGTGCAGCTGCAGCCCAAGCCAGGGGCTCACAACCAGCACTGCCATCCTGCTGCCCCCCGGGCTGCAAACCCTGCCATCCTGCacggctcctcctgcctcctgcttCCAGCACCAAGTGGGGAGGACGGCTCCTGCCTGGCCTTAAGGCTCTCCTCCGCACCAGCCCTCCCTCGGCCGCCCCAGCGCGGCGCTGGCATCCCTCTGCCCCgcgctcacctcctcctccttccgcaGGCTGTCGGGCTGCGCCAGCCGGAAGAGACAGTCATAAACTGGATTCACCAGCGCCATCATGGGCATGTTGTTCACCTGTAAAGAGGCAGGAGCCTTCGTCGGCCCAGGGCCCGAAGGGGAAGAGGCTGCAGCTTTTTCAAAGAGTTTTTCCCTTGCAGCTCTCCAAAGAAGAAGGGGGCAGAAATCAGCTGTGCTGCAAAACGCAGTATTGGTGGGATTTGCCTAGGAGACCAGACGTTCGAGTCTCCAGTAGCCAGAGAAACTAAACAAAGGAggtaaaaatgtctatttttaaatgtaagcagGTAGTCATGGGAAATACACTTGTTGCAACAGCATTTTTCCTGCCTGTGGCTCTACTCGCATCACTTTTACATCTACTCTGAGCCAGCATCCGAGTCCACGCACGGCAGCAAGGGCTTGCAGACCATCCCCGTCAGCACGCGGGTGCAAAATGTTTGAGCACCTGCATGActaaagaaaatgcagttttccccTGCCGGGACCTAATAGCAGCTAAACCAGTCCAGTCTAGGACACTTGGGAGCAGTCAGATCAGAGGATTTCAAATAGCAGGTACAAAACAAGGGAGCTCGGACTTCGGGACTATTCCCAGAGCCAGCGCTGCCTCTCTGAGGCCATTCGCTTGCCCCTAGGTAGCCACAGCTCCGGCGGCTGCGACCTGCGCGGCTGagccagggccccggggccccgcgccggTCTCTGCCCCGCACACACGCTCGACACCCTGCCCCGCGCCCGTGACGCCAGGAGCCCCGGGCCCTGCCGGCACCCTCAGGCAGCGGCCGCTGGGTGCTCCTGCCCCGGCTCCCTACCCTCAGGTAGTCGAAGATGTTGCAGATGAAGGTGACGTAGCAGATCCAGGCCTGGAGCGAGCGGCTGCGCAGCATCTCCCTGTCCTTGTACTCCTGCTGCAGCCGGTTCAGCAGGCTCCTCCGGAAGAGGCTCTGGCCGACCTGCTTGCTCTCTGCCTgcgcccccgcgccggcgggaCGGAGGGATGAAAGCAGGGTGTGAGAGGGGTGCAGGGTCGCTCATATCTGGGTGACACAGGACCACGCTCGTCCCCTCCCGTGACTGCCcggaggggaagaaaagcagcaactaGCTGCCCGCGCTCGCCGGCTGCGCgtcccccacttcctcctgggcTCCCCGGCCGGCAGGGCTGCCCAGCCCAGCTCCACGTCTCCGGGGCTTCTCGCacgcctgctgctgcagcagcacgcCTGGACCCCTCCGGGGCAGGGGCAGAAGAGAAACCTGCCCCGGGGCTCACAGCACGGGGCTGGGAGAAGCCCCTCCTGGGCCGGGCGAGGGGCTGCCGGAGCACGCTCCCGGCGTTTCGCTGCCCGGACAGGAGGCTCTCCCTCACCTGGATGATGGTGTAGCAGATGCGCCCTGCCTCCTTGCTGAACACGCAGTCTTGGAGGGACTGGTCC encodes:
- the MIF4GD gene encoding MIF4G domain-containing protein isoform X1, giving the protein MGETGKEEYKIQSFDAETQQLLKTALKDPSSVDLEKVANIIVDQSLQDCVFSKEAGRICYTIIQAESKQVGQSLFRRSLLNRLQQEYKDREMLRSRSLQAWICYVTFICNIFDYLRVNNMPMMALVNPVYDCLFRLAQPDSLRKEEEQPAALTAGHLEKQLSRSAAGALQPPEVDCLVLQLHRIGEQLEKMNSQRMDELFSLLRDGFLLQDGLSSLSQLLLLEIIEFRAADWKMTDAAQKYYYSEVTD
- the MIF4GD gene encoding MIF4G domain-containing protein isoform X3 translates to MGETGKEEYKIQSFDAETQQLLKTALKDPSSVDLEKVANIIVDQSLQDCVFSKEAGRICYTIIQAESKQVGQSLFRRSLLNRLQQEYKDREMLRSRSLQAWICYVTFICNIFDYLRVNNMPMMALVNPVYDCLFRLAQPDSLRKEEEQPAALTAGHLEKQLSRSAAGALQPPEVTAESWSDCASTGRPCIPWTAWSCSCIALASSWRR
- the MIF4GD gene encoding MIF4G domain-containing protein isoform X2; amino-acid sequence: MGETGKEEYKIQSFDAETQQLLKTALKDPSSVDLEKVANIIVDQSLQDCVFSKEAGRICYTIIQAESKQVGQSLFRRSLLNRLQQEYKDREMLRSRSLQAWICYVTFICNIFDYLRVNNMPMMALVNPVYDCLFRLAQPDSLRKEEEVDCLVLQLHRIGEQLEKMNSQRMDELFSLLRDGFLLQDGLSSLSQLLLLEIIEFRAADWKMTDAAQKYYYSEVTD